The DNA sequence GAGCGACATAAACCGAATCATTTGCAGTTATCGATCCTAGTGCTTCTTACGTACTTTCTTATCGGGAAAGTCGATCTGCAGTGCACTGTCGCTGCAGAAACAAAACCGAATGTCCTGTTTATTCTTGCGGATGACCTTGGATGGAGCGACACAACCCTTTTCGGCACGACGAAGTTCTATAAAACACCGAACATTGAGCGACTTAGTGCCCGGGGAATGACTTTTACTCACGCTTACTCCTCGAGTCCATTGTGTTCACCGACACGGGCCAGCATTTTGACTGGCCTAAGCCCGGCACGGACGGGCATCACAACTCCCAATTGCCATCTACCGAAAGTCATACTCGAGGCGACACCTACAGCAGCAGCGGCTCCAAACAGCAAGGCAACGATTCCAACGTCGGTCTCAAGGTTAAAAACCAGCTACTACACCTTGGCTGAGATGTTCAAAGATCAAGGGTATGCTACTGCGCACTTCGGGAAGTGGCACTTGGGTACTCAGCCCTATTCACCGCTCGAACATGGCTTCGAGATAGACATTCCTCACTGGCCCGGCCCTGGTCCGGCGGGAAGTTTTGTCGCTCCCTGGAAATTTCCCGACTTCGATCCTCAGACACCAGACGAGCATATCGAGGACCGCATGGCTGAAGAGGCGGTCGAGTTTATGGAGAACCACCAAGATCAGCCTTTCTTCTTAAACTATTGGATGTTTAGCGTTCACGCCCCGTTCGATGCCAAGCAAGCACTGATTGATAGATATAGGAAGCAAGTTGATCCGAAAGATCCCCAACGGAGCCCAACCTACGCAGCCATGATTGAGAGCATGGATGATGCAGTAGGGACGCTGCTAGATACGCTCGACCGATTGGGAATAGCAGAGAACACAATCATCATCTTTGCTTCAGACAATGGCGGTAACATGTACAACGAGGTCGATGGCACCTCGGCAACCAGCAATTATCCCTTAAAAGGTGGGAAGGCGACCATCTACGAGGGGGGCGTACGTGGGCCAGCCGTGGTTGTTCATCCTGGTGCCGTCGAGGCCGGCTCACGTAGCGATCAGGTTATTCAAAGTAGCGATTTCTACCCAACACTGCTCGAGTTACTGGCCGTTGACCCTGCTCCTGGGCAAGTGTTTGACGGCATCAGCATCGTGCCCGCCTTGCATGGCAAGCCGCTTGCGCGTGAGGCGATCTTCACCTACTTTCCGCACAGCCCGAAGATTCCGGATTGGTTGCCTCCTGCGGTTAGCATTCACCAAGGTGACTGGAAGTTGATTCGAATCTTTCATGGTGGAGAGAATGGGAAGCACCGCTACAAACTCTTTAACTTGAAAGAAGACCTCGGGGAGACGAACAACCTAGCTGACACACAACCAGAACGCGTCAGAGAACTTGATGCACTGATTGAAGCGTTTCTGATTGAAACCGAGGCTGTCCTTCCGTTGCCAAACCCCAAGTTCAATCCCGCCAAGTACCAACCGGGGCTAGAAGGCAAGGCCAAGCTTAGAAAGGCGGGAGGTGCGCCTAGGAAGAACAAGAAGAAACCACAGCGGGTCAAGCAGGCAGCTGGCGCATAAAATTCGCATGAGAATACTACAGTTCAGACTGCAGAGAGAAGTCCAGCTATGCTTACAGATCGAAACTTAATTCTCTGCCTCCTGGGAATCTTTCTGGGACTGGAAAGTGCTTGTGGTGTCGAGCACGCGAAGGCTGACAGCGCTCTGTTAACAATCGATAACGGAACAATCAAAATCGGTATCGATGGTGACAAAGGAGGTGCAATCACTTGGCTCTCATCGCGTGCCTACGAGAAAAACATGGTGAATATCGCTGACCCGGGAAGATTGATTCAACAGTCTTACTACGCTGGTAAACGGCTAGATCGAACTTCCACAGGGCAGAGTCCCAATTGGAGCCCCTGGTCCTGGAATCCGATTCAAGGTGGCGGCATGGGATCGTGGGCGAAGGCGTCTCAATCTGACCAGGTGGACGGAACCCTTTTCTCCGAGGTCACGCCGAAGCTTTGGGACATGCCCGACGAAGAAGCGCAAGCAACGATGCAACAGTGGACGACCTTTGAGGCATTGGCTCCCAACGCGGTCGTCGTCAAATGCGAATTCGTCTCGCTCCGCAATGAGAACGACCGTTGGGGTGGTGCGATCGTGAATCCCCAGGAAGTTCCCGCGTGTTACTTCACTCGAAATTTCGCCACGGTAAAAAGCTATCTCGGTGGCGGCCAGTGGCGGCAAGAGTCGCAGGAGTTTGGACCGCCCTGGGGAAAGGCGATACCACCTCGAAAATCTATGGCGTGCTTCGATGCAGCAGGACACGGCGTTGCCATATTTAGTCCGTCGTCTACCGAGCCGTGGAACTTCGGACCCCATGGAGGCGGATTAAGCGATGATCCTACTGGCAGCCCGTGTATGCACGTCGCACCGATCGATCGTGTGAAACTCGGTCCTAGGTCCACCTATCGCTATCGCTATTGGATAGTGGTTGGAGATGAATCTGACATTGAGGCGAGCCTAGACAGCCTGTGGAGAAAATACGCCAACGAGCGTGCCGAAGTCACTCCTCCTCGAATCGCGAGACCAGAAGTAAATCAGCCATAGTTGGTATTATCTCGTCTTCACCAGCTATTATTTCTGTCCACTTATCTGCAATAAGAGCGTGACACCAGTGTCGGAGGTGTGCCTGTTCCTGTCTTAGGGGGTTGTTTTTGTGACGAGATATTATTCAACCCGCCATGCCCAAATGGTGGTACTAGTCTGCGTAAGCCTTACTTCATTGGCTCAACTCGCTTCGGCTCAAATACTAGCCGTCACCAGTAACGGTGACATTAACGCCGGTACTACCTGGGATGGTGGTGTAGCCCCAACGGCTGGGGATACCAACCTGTGGGGCACATCCAACTTCACGGTCAGGACCGGCACCCAAACCTGGGAAGGTCAGGAACTAATTGTTCAGACTGGAGGTAGACTGGGTACAAACACCGCGGGTCCGACGTTGACCATGAATGGAGACCTAACGCTGGACGGTGGGACGATCAAAAACCTCAACAACCTCAACTTTACGATTGATCTACAAGGGAACACGCTCAACTTGAACAGTGGGACTCTGGACTC is a window from the Lacipirellulaceae bacterium genome containing:
- a CDS encoding sulfatase, translating into MTERHKPNHLQLSILVLLTYFLIGKVDLQCTVAAETKPNVLFILADDLGWSDTTLFGTTKFYKTPNIERLSARGMTFTHAYSSSPLCSPTRASILTGLSPARTGITTPNCHLPKVILEATPTAAAAPNSKATIPTSVSRLKTSYYTLAEMFKDQGYATAHFGKWHLGTQPYSPLEHGFEIDIPHWPGPGPAGSFVAPWKFPDFDPQTPDEHIEDRMAEEAVEFMENHQDQPFFLNYWMFSVHAPFDAKQALIDRYRKQVDPKDPQRSPTYAAMIESMDDAVGTLLDTLDRLGIAENTIIIFASDNGGNMYNEVDGTSATSNYPLKGGKATIYEGGVRGPAVVVHPGAVEAGSRSDQVIQSSDFYPTLLELLAVDPAPGQVFDGISIVPALHGKPLAREAIFTYFPHSPKIPDWLPPAVSIHQGDWKLIRIFHGGENGKHRYKLFNLKEDLGETNNLADTQPERVRELDALIEAFLIETEAVLPLPNPKFNPAKYQPGLEGKAKLRKAGGAPRKNKKKPQRVKQAAGA